TGTTTTGAGGGTCTTGTTAGCATGCACTTTTGTGTTTCGATTTGTTGGGTATTCTTATTGGATTAAGGTTAGCAGTTTTCCTTTGTGTTCTTGCAGTTCATTTTGATACTTGGGTTTAAAATTTAGGATGATATGTAATCCAGGTATTCAGTTGTAATCACGTGTTTTCTCCGCTAGAAGTGAggataatcaataaaattgagattctattctcttacaaaattaaaaaaaaaaaattggttgatatatcaatcatattttaaagaaaaattctacaaacCACACTACTATCCAATTTTCATCCCACTATATaagatgtggcacatttatcgtcattaaataattttttgttagatgattttttatcatataatggtaataaatatgtcacatcttatatagtaaaataaaaatagaatggtggtgtggtgtatagcattactctattttaaataacttttaagTACTTATAAAACCATAGCATTGTTCTTAAATAAATTGAAGTCTGATCTGGGCTCACTTGGTGGACTGGGCATCCGTCTCAGCGGCCCATACAAACTGTCCAGTAGGTTAACATCCACTACATCCGCAGTGCACGTTAAGGCTTTCCCACACTGATAAAAAAGAACCAGAGGCTCCAATGTAATCTGACAATCAATCGTTTATCGTTATCCATTCCGACCTCAGTTCAAATTACCTCTTCGTATCCCGAAAACATCCTCGAAAGAGGTCGAAGCAATGGCGTCGGCGGTATCGGCAACGTCGGGAGTGTTTTCTGGAAACACTTTTTGCTTACGTAGAACAGATTGTTGTAATTTACGGAGATCGTTGTCAGTACCGTCTTGGAGGACCAAGGCGGTGTCGGAGCTGGGGTTCGTGACCTCGCAATTGGGTGGCCTCAAAATCTCGTACAACCACCGTGACGCTGCCCAACCCTTCTCCACCCCTTCCAcacctcatcttcttcaacctATTGTTGCCCGTAAGaattctctttctttgttttccctGAAATCTTACATACAGCAATTAGCTATTGTTCCAACTCTCATACAAGCACATACATTTGCATACCtggaatttgaaaatagaagaaCAATGTTATTTTGTTGTGAGCCCTGTGTTTAGCTGTTTATGGATTCATGTCTCAGCTGATAATTTATGGGttgaaagtaaaaaaatggGGGATGTGCGAGTTTGATAGTGTTATGCCCAAGTTAGTTTTGATTTGAGATCGGTCCCGTAATGTATGTTTATAGTTTGCattgtagaattttttttttccctct
This window of the Juglans regia cultivar Chandler chromosome 12, Walnut 2.0, whole genome shotgun sequence genome carries:
- the LOC108981257 gene encoding 50S ribosomal protein L28, chloroplastic, with protein sequence MASAVSATSGVFSGNTFCLRRTDCCNLRRSLSVPSWRTKAVSELGFVTSQLGGLKISYNHRDAAQPFSTPSTPHLLQPIVARRICPFTGKKANRANKVSFSNHKTKKLQFVNLQYKRVWWEAGKRYVKLRLSTKALKTIEKNGLDAVAKKAGIDLRKE